TTATGTATATTGTctgagcatctctctctctctctctctctctctctctctctctctctctctctctctctcaagtcacaaGCCAATCATAAAGAATATTTTTTGTTGCCAGTTGTCGCCTGCTATTGTGTATGGTGGCATGACGCATCACCCATTTAGTCGGTCACAAGCCATCAAACAGTAAATATGCAGGCAGAACAgtctaaagtgtgtgtgtgtgtgtgtgtgtgtgcgtgtgtgtgtgcactcgTGTATGtgacatgtacgtgtgtgtgtgtgtgtgtgtgtgtgatgggccaACATTATATACTCTAAGAAATTGATTATATCAGGACACGACTTTGACCCAGGCCATGCACAAAATATTACAGGTAAGTTTACTGGTTTGTTTTTACAACAGTTTGATGCTCCATTCAATATAATTATATTCCCCCAGTCTGAGAGTGAGTTCCTGCCACCGCCAGCCGCACCACCACCGAGGGCTGCCAAGCGACCCTTGCCGCCAGCACTGCAGCACCAGAGCTCCCAGGGACACCACGCCCTCGCCTTCAGAGGACATTTGCATTTATGGCAAGACTGTTTTGTGCTCTTAGTAGATTattttacaacacacacacacacacacacacacacacacacacacacacacacatacactctctctctctctcacacacacacacacacacacatatgtacatgTCACATACACGCCCatacacgagcacacacacacacacacacacacatgtatatgttGAGCCTGCCTTCACCACAGGGTTCCAGTAAAGTGTCGGTGGGGACTTCCCCTCCTGACTGGAGAAGAGTGAGGTCCCTCTACAAGACCTTGACGtgtatcatcccttcccttcccttcctcacggcCCCAGAGACGTGGCAACCTTCAATGGTTAGTAGAGAGAGATGCTAGTTTTAGATGGAGTAAGGTTTTCTTGATTCTATGTTCTGAGTGAATAcaactttatttttataaatcaatttcTTTATCGATTTCTCCATCAAAAATGTAGAACAGACCTTCAAACCATATGTGTCCACAATATTATTCTGAGCATCATAATTCtgtgttttatcattattattattattattattatcattattgttattattattattattattattgtaatattTATTCTTTGGGCTACCCTACTTCGCTAGGAAACCTCTCTATgtatgtaattattattattattattgttattattgtaattttattattatcataattattattatttgctgctGAATATTCCAacttagcattctctctctctctctctctctctctctctctcgcaaaggCTCTAccatttgcgagagagagagagagagagagagagagagagagagagagagagagagagagagagagagagagagagagagagagagagagagagagagagagagagagagagagagagagagagagagagagagagagagagagagagagagagagagagagagagagagagaggagagagagagagagagagagagagagagagagagagagagagagagagagagagagagagagagagagagagagagagagagagagagagagagagagagagagagagagagagagagagagagagagagagagagagagagagagagagagagagagagagagagagagagagagagagagagagagagagagagagagagagagagagagagagagagagagagagagttagggatAGTGTTATATGGGTGGCTCCCCATACCCCTCCTTCTCCATAGCCATATCAGTGTATGTATGCGGGGAACTTATCAACACCCTTttcctatctgtgtgtgtgtgtgtgtgtgtgtgtgtgtgtgtgtgtgtgtgtgtgtgtgtgtgtgtgtgtgtgtgtgtgtgtgtgtgtgtgtgtgtgtgtgtgtgtgtgtgtgtgtgtgtgtgtgtgtgtgtttgagtgtgtgtgtgtgtgtgtgtgtgtgtgtgtgtgtttgagtgtgtgtgtgtgtgtgtgtgtgtgtgtgtgtgtgtttgagtgtgtgtgtgtgtgtgtgtgtgtgtgtgtgtgtttgagtgtgtgtgtgtgtgtgtgtgtgtgtgtgtgtgtgtgtgtgtgtgtgtgtgtgtgtgtgtgtgtgtgtgtgtgtgtgtgtgtgtgtgtgtgtgtgtgtgtgtgtgtgtgtgtttgagtgtgtgtgtgtgtgtgtgtgtgtgtgtgtgtgtgtgtgtgtgtgtgtgtgtgtgtgtgtgtgtgtgtgtgtgtgtgtgtgtgtgtgtgtgtgtttgagtgtgtgtgtgtgtgtgtgtgtgtgtgtgtgtgtgtgtgtgtgtgtgtgtgtgtgtgtgtgtgtgtgtgtgtgtgtgtgtgtgtgtgtgtgtgtgtgtgtgtgtgtgtgtgtgtgtgtgtgtgtgtgtgtgtgtgtgtgtgtgtgtgtgtgtgtgtgtgtgtgtgtgtgtgtgtgtgtgtgtgtgtgtgtgtgtgtgtgtgtgtgtgtgtgtgtgtgtgtgtgtgtgtgtgtgtgtgtgtgtgtgtgtgtgtgtgtgtgtgtgtgtgtgtgtgtgtgtgtgtgtgtgtgtgtgtgtgtgtgtgtgtgtgtgtgtgtgttttcgctcATATATCGTAACTCCATCTAATCTTTCCCGTTTGGTCCCAGGAATCTGCCACCACGCGGGAGTTATTTTTCCATActttcataaactgaataaaaagggtagacttaaataaatgcctaaaataagaatttaagataactttttttctttaccgtgtcctatataccaaaagaaagaggaagaaaatatttataagcaaataaataacttattacttatttgaaattattatgtaAAGAACGCCTTAAatactttttttaattattattttataaaaaaaataaataaatatcattataagttttaatgattgGATGATCGGAATGAttaatcggaacagcagtacttaaaaaattatcggatgatcggaatgattaatcggaacagcagtacttaaaaaattatcggatgatcggaatgattaatcggaacagcagtacttaaaaaattatcggatgatcggaatgattaatcggaacagcagtacttaaaaaattatcggatgatcggaatgattatatcggaacagcagtacttaaaaatatatcggatgatcggaatatatatatatatatatatatatatatatatatatatatatatatatatatatatatatatatatatatatatatatatatatatatatatatatatatatatatatatatatatatatatatatatatatatatatatatatatatatatatatatatatatatatatatatatatatacttacaatACTTAACACTACttttcctccctaatttctatttTCCCGTACTTAATCAAATACTGGCATTACAAGGTTAGGTTGGCAGAGTTAGGTTTCGTTAGTTTAAATTTACATAAGGCCCggaggaatacacagcaggaaaaacactAACTTGCCTGGACTTGTTCTAGTCAGGGCCGGATTATCCTATACGCCAAGCACGCCATGGCGTAGGCCCCAGCACTGAGGGGCCACAAAACCTGATACACCCGACCCATGATTGGGCTCCCACATGATGGAAATCCCGGACATGGCTGTAGCCTCAGGGAGATCAGTACGCTCCGTTGGACTGTtgatccaaaaaaaaaaataataataataaaataaaaataaataaataaataaataaatagataaaaaaatgtgcCTTCTTGAAAATGCATTAAGTGTGTTCTTTGGAACAAGACCCTCCAGCGCTTTCCTAAAGCTAGTACTCCTCTCCAAAGCACAGATATTGACATCAACATGGCTGTGTCATTGTTTCCAGCACTTGAAAGTTTTGTTGCTGAGCTTCGTGCTCAATTTCATGAACTGGAGAATGATGCAAAAAATCTGATGGAAAATGTTGAGCAAGTCTATGTATCGGAAAAGGTACGGAAGAGAAGACGGCGGCGTCAAGCTGCTGACTCTGCTGAACCTGATGCAGATCTTCAAGATGCACAAATATTCCCTGTACAGAGTTTTGTTGTCATCACTGACAAGTTACTTGCAAGGTTAGCTCAACGTCGCCAGGCTTATCACAAGATATCTCACGACTCTGCCATTATCACGTCATTGAGGGAGAATGATCCTGCACAGCTGAGAGTTGATGTATCCGGCTTGGtgaaaaaaatacatcaatgacttggaacccCACGGCGAGGATGAATTTGTAACCCATTTGAAGTTGGATCATTGTCCTCATGTCCTGTTAAAATACTTAAGGAAGAATCCATTGTAGAGTCAACATTTGCCAATGTTTCAACTGTTCTGCAACTGTTCTCAACATTACCAGTCACAGTCTGCGAAGGTGAACGTTCATTTTCCAAACTGTCTTATATCAGAAACAGATTTCGTTCAACAATGCCTAAAAAACGACTGAATGCTTGGTCTGTTATGTCAATTGAAAATGATGTCACctcctcaatgacatttgaaacAATAGTTAAACAGTTTtcacaagagaaatcaagaaaacgggcaatggtgtagctgctatagttacctatgtacataagtatgctactactactactactactactactactactactacaacaccttATACAACAGGCACAGGGTCTTACAGTGCCTCCTCAGGTGCCACAACACTGGGCGGGGAGTGTTCCAGCCTGGGCACCACCAAGACCGGCAGCTCGGGAGGGTGACACGTGACTCCCACGGCCCGCAGACCTGAAAAAGTTTGAACATTTTGTGAGCTAGCTCTAAAAATGTTAAAGATAGCTCAACAGGATTTTGTGGGAGTGTGCGTGAACAGCTTACGCATGTACGTACACACAAAATTCTAGTTACGCACATGGAAAACAAACGGAGAAaaacacaaactaacacacatGAAGTTGAGGGAGAGACGGAAATAAATACAAGGGATGCATAAAAAGTTTGGACCTTTAGTAAGCTAGCTCTGGAAATGTTAAAGATAACACAACgggatatggtgtgtgtgtgtgtgtgtgtgtgtgtgcaccccaCGTACACACTGAATTTCAAGTACGTACATACAACACAAATGGagagaaacgcacacacacacacacacacacacacacacacacacatgaatttgAGGGACAGTGTGAAAGAAATGGGCTATGTGCACGGAGAAGTGTGGACATTGTGTGAGCTGGCTCTAAGAATATCAAAGATTGGTCAACAGGATTTTGTTGGCACATGCATGGGACAGTGTTCAGGAGGGGTCCACAGCCTCCTCTGGCCAAGTCAGTGCTTACAGCATGGATTCTTCTTAGTCCCTGAATGCAGGGCAGtgacaagtgacttccggaaaatagAAAGGGGTCGAGGGGGAGAGGCCCCCTCGGTATTATTCCAGAACGTCAGCCGTCTGACAGCAAAGAACACTCTTTGTGTCCATACAGCACACTGCCGTACTGGAAAGGGGGGCGAGGAGGGCGAAGCCCCCgtcaggaatgaagaagagaaaggggagacctaatacaaatctataaattactgagcaaaatggaagaagtagataacgtagagttactactaaaagaaggaattaccaccaggaacacaagcggacagagtaaaaaattgaggaagggaagatgcttgagagacataaagaaatatagcttcccgcaaagatatatagaggtttggaacagactaagtgaggatgtagtattggtgaggagtgtgcaaagctttaaagaaaagtcggataaatgcagatacggagacgggaccacacgaccgtaaagcccaggccctgtaaaactacaactaggtaaatacacacacacacacacacacacacacacacaccaatgaggAAAAGTTGGACTCTGAGCCTGGAATTTGTGAGCCATCTCTCAGAACACACACTTCTTCttgagtgttttagggggctggttaggccatgggaccacgCCAGCACAGGTTGCTTGCTGCTGTGGTTGTAGTGAAGATGGGTCCCCGGGTGGGGGCTAGATTCTGTCAAGCTGTCCAGACTTCTGTAGGAAGGTCTGTGTACACTGgagggctgagggtgtcgctgcccagcagatCCTCTAGAGCTGGCCTGTGGATGTAGAGTCTGGTTAGGGATGCCTTGAGGttggtgtggagggagtggaatcttgggcagtgaaGCAGTAAGTGTTCTGCTgggtggggcaccatgggcagtgtgggtcctggactatgttcagtctgtgcaggtgggcattgaggcgtgtgtgtgtccaACACTCAGgcgagtgatggctgtgtccaggggtggctggggagtgatggctgtgtccaggggtggctggggagtgatggctgtgtccaggggtggctggggagtgatggctgtgtccaggggtggctggggagtgatggctgtgtccagggggtgGCTggggtgatggctgtgtccaggggtggctggggagtgatggctgtgtccaggggtggctggggagtgatggctgtgtccaggggtggctggggagtgatggctgtgtccaggggtggctggggagtgatggctgtgtccaggggtggctggggagtgatggctgtgtccaggggtggctggggagtgatggctgtgtccaggggtggctggggagtgatggctgtgtccaggggtggctggggagtgatggctgtgtccaggggtggctggggagtgatggctgtgtccaggggtggctggggagtgatggctgtgtccaggggtggctggggagtgatggctgtgtccaggggtggctggggagtgatggctgtgtccaggggtggctggggagtgatggctgtgtccaggggtggctggggagtgatggctgtgtccaggggtggctggggagtgatggctgtgtccaggggtggctggggagtgatggctgtgtccaggggtggctggggagtgatggctgtgtccaggggtggctggggagtgatggctgtgtccaggggtggctggggagtgatggctgtgtccaggggtggctggggagtgatggctgtgtccaggggtggctggggagtgatggctgtgtccaggggtggctggggagtgatggctgtgtccaggggtggctggggagtgatggctgtgtccaggggtggctggggagtgatggctgtgtccaggggtggctggggagtgatggctgtgtccaggggtggctggggagtgatggctgtgtccaggggtggctggggagtgatggctgtgtccaggggtggctggggagtgatggctgtgtccaggggtggctggggagtgatggctgtgtccaggggtggctggggagtgatggctgtgtccaggggtggctggggagtgatggctgtgtccaggggtggctggggagtgatggctgtgtccaggggtggctggggagtgatggctgtgtccaggggtggctgggggagtgatggctgtgtccaggggtggctgggggagtgatggctgtgtccaggggtggctgggggagtgatggctgtgtccaggggtggctgggggagtgatggctgtgtccaggggtggctgggggagtGGATCTGCCGGTGCTGGGCAGGGGAGCGTCGGTACCACCGTCCCAGGTTGGTGAGTCTCAGGTTAGTTGTCAGTCTGGTGCCCCAGTGTCTGTTAGAGGTCTGCAGGAGGTGTGTCAGGAATTTTgagaaaatattgtagataagtgcaaagaccagccaaaactgttttataagttcataaatggaaagttgaaaaatagagatgagattcagaaagttaaagttaatggtgaaacttttgatagtataagtgaaatagtagaagtgatgaataactgtttccaaacagtgttcacaagggagagtgagtttgaaggtgtagatgcagtgccggggaatagagtgggtgggtctggagagaatacaaacatcagcagatgaagttaggaaattattggaagaattggatgcgaggaaatcagcaggaccggatggtatatcaaattgggtgctaaaagagtgtaaccagcaaatagctgaaaagttgagcaacttgattaatgtctcgctagcacaagggaaggtaccgagagactggaagagggctaacatcgtcccagtacataaaggaggaagtaaggaggacCCGTTGAACtgtaggccagtgtcattaacaagtgtagcagcaaagatgtgtgagaaaattattaaaaaaaacagatgggtggagtatttagaagaaaacagtatactaacaaatagccaattcagATTCAGAGGAGGGgagtcttgtgtaactaatctgatcagcttctattcaggAGTAATTGATATAGTGcaggaaagggacggttgggcagactgtgtgtatctggacttaaagaaggcgtttgatagagtaccacacaagcgattaatatggaaacttaatcatgttggaggtctgggtggttcaatattggattggattatggactttttgacgaagagagaaatgaaaacagtaattaggaaaaataaatcaagctggatggaagtgactggtggagtcccccaaggatcggtgctggctccgattatgtttgtaacttatattaatgacatgacagaaggggtgacaagctagaGGAatgtgtttgctgatgatgctgaaataatgaggagggtggctgatgaagaagactgtgtagccctgagccaagatctcgatagaatgagcgaatggtcacgcaaatgggaaatgacattcaatacagagaagtgtagcgtgatggagtttggtaagagcagtagacgaatatcaggGAAAGAATCATTGAAAAAAAACTtaggaaaaagatctgggagtgaccatAACAGACTGGTTATCccttggaaaacatatagaccggataactggggaaacatacagtcttcttagaaacataaaagcagcatttacatatttagatgaagaaatggtgaggaAACTAATAACatggatgatacgtccaagactggaatatgcagcattagtgtggtcacctagattgaagaaagaaattagaaagttggaaagaatacaaagaacagcgactaaattaccagaAACTATGAGAGAatgtacttatgaagaaagactggagacatTGGGACTAACAgcactggagagaaggagagagagaggggacctaatagcattgtacaggacacaagagggagtggagaaattggacagggaagacctagtggtgcgtgacagaagtgtgacaagaggcaatggtaagaaattgaagaacaactgtaggagagacatcaagaaatacagttttccatacagaagcacaacaacatggaacggacttgacgaggaggctgtgtgtgcaaaaatgattcatgaacttcaagccaaactggataataagcgttatggagacgggacagcacgagcctagtactgctcttttcctgtatttaacaactaggtaaacacacacacacacacacacacacacacacaccttgatgtcCCTGTACTTGACAACGTTGAAGGAAGAATTGAAATGGACCTTGACGTTCTTCTCCGcctgtctctctccccctccgccGGCCGCCACCTCACTGCTGCCACTGCTGCCCAAGCCATCCTcctgcagcagtagtagtagtagtagtagaggtggtggtagtagtagtagtagtagtcatagctgggcgttatcgcaatactttatcgctgataacaaaatcgggttatcggccatccgctacttatttaaatatatatcggtatcttcgttacttttgtaaccaaaccagcgataatcgctacttttttccacctctcagaaaagaaaaaaaacattcatacttagatcatcaacattaaaacactaggttattttttatgttagactcaaaaatcaatatatcaaagagaaaaatcatttaactttgcccccaaaattattattcactgcctcaaatttgatattccatattcgtttgtgagcatgccatggtattgaaggcacccggtgttgtgttatttggtgtcccatcgtcataAGCTGGCGCttctgtttacaaacactggtctctcgtgaactgcgcatgttcagaccagtaagcgtagccctctACAATCTCaaaaagctttttaacacattgagagttgctggaaggctgagtcagacaaacagtaccaccatcctcgctgtttctagaacgacactctgtacatataaatagctacatacaactcgtacagagtgtcattctagaaacagcggggatggtggtagtggtactgtatgtctgattcagccttccagcaactcttaattacagttaaaaagctttgtgagactgtacaggtgtaTGCTTGCTGGTCGGAGCATGCActgttcacgagagaccagtgtttgtaaacaaaagcaccagcttttgacggtgaggacgccaaataacacaacaccagttcaggcgtttctagcattaccgtccataggtacgtgtcaacgtgtggttttcaggttttgtaagttttctaaaatacagataatgaaaatttgaattcatctatgattttttatttgaaatatcaatatagtatcattttcgcctatcggacttatcgctagctagtatcggaattgtggatttatatcgggtatcgggtatcggttatcgcctatatttgtgtctccagttaatgaatatcggttatcaccgataaggttttccattatcagttatcggttatcgggaataaggttttctgttatcgtgcccagctatggtagtagtagtagtagtagtagtagtgactatCATAACCCTACACCCTCCCAGTGTTCCACAGCCGCCAAAAATGTTAGTTCTTGTCACACGCAACTTTCTGACAGGCTTtaattttttgcatatttttggtggtAATTTTGAGGAGTTTGTTGATCTCCATCCTCCTGAACCCTCTCGGACAGCCACAATCCTTAACCCTTTCAGCGAgggtgtggacaatagtgggtcacagctggtgcctgggctcacaccaagggtgtggacaatagtgggtcacagctggtgcctgggctcacaccaagggtgtggacaatagtgggtcacagctggtgccGAGGGTGTGGATAAGAGTGgacaaggcattttttgacttAGTGCGCCGTCAATTTAACTTGTTTGTGGTGAAGCAGGGTAAGCATGTGGTTTTCTTTCCAACAATACCCAGCCATGCTGCCTTGACTAATCATTGGTCAGTGTACGCCTTGTGctagctttgagaagatgtccgctagacagccacctcttctcaccttacAGTGAATTTCATCCACGAGATGGGCCCTTTGACCTCAGCACCCACCACAGGCATCAGGAAGACCCGGAAGTTAAGTTTTTTGGGGTgtgtttcacataaactgtatgCAAGTCTTAGtcatagaagggaagtccactgGGG
The nucleotide sequence above comes from Eriocheir sinensis breed Jianghai 21 chromosome 65, ASM2467909v1, whole genome shotgun sequence. Encoded proteins:
- the LOC126987498 gene encoding uncharacterized protein LOC126987498 isoform X3 is translated as MAATNTTTTSTATTTTTTTTTQPTVIESGRPHPFLPSYLLDSVEDGLGSSGSSEVAAGGGGERQAEKNVKVHFNSSFNVVKYRDIKASSRGSAGQRHPQPSSVHRPSYRSLDSLTESSPHPGTHLHYNHSSKQPVLAWSHGLTSPLKHSRRSVCSERWLTNSRLRVQLFLIGLRAVGVTCHPPELPVLVVPRLEHSPPSVVAPEEALEVTGCLSCCLAVHLSK
- the LOC126987498 gene encoding uncharacterized protein LOC126987498 isoform X1, whose translation is MAATNTTTTSTATTTTTTTTTQPTVIESGRPHPFLPSYLLDSVEDGLGSSGSSEVAAGGGGERQAEKNVKVHFNSSFNVVKYRDIKASSRGSAGQRHPQPSSVHRPSYRSLDSLTESSPHPGTHLHYNHSSKQPVLAWSHGLTSPLKHSRRSVCSERWLTNSRLRVQLFLIGLRAVGVTCHPPELPVLVVPRLEHSPPSVVAPEEALEVQDRVMLAARHVVRDVSCKNCGAKLGWIYEFATEENQREVTGCLSCCLAVHLSK
- the LOC126987498 gene encoding uncharacterized protein LOC126987498 isoform X4, with product MAATNTTTTSTATTTTTTTTTQPTVIESGRPHPFLPSYLLDSVASSRGSAGQRHPQPSSVHRPSYRSLDSLTESSPHPGTHLHYNHSSKQPVLAWSHGLTSPLKHSRRSVCSERWLTNSRLRVQLFLIGLRAVGVTCHPPELPVLVVPRLEHSPPSVVAPEEALEVQDRVMLAARHVVRDVSCKNCGAKLGWIYEFATEENQREVTGCLSCCLAVHLSK
- the LOC126987498 gene encoding uncharacterized protein LOC126987498 isoform X2 codes for the protein MAATNTTTTSTATTTTTTTTTQPTVIESGRPHPFLPSYLLDSVEDGLGSSGSSEVAAGGGGERQAEKNVKVHFNSSFNVVKYRDIKASSRGSAGQRHPQPSSVHRPSYRSLDSLTESSPHPGTHLHYNHSSKQPVLAWSHGLTSPLKHSRRSLRAVGVTCHPPELPVLVVPRLEHSPPSVVAPEEALEVQDRVMLAARHVVRDVSCKNCGAKLGWIYEFATEENQREVTGCLSCCLAVHLSK